From Parus major isolate Abel chromosome 1A, Parus_major1.1, whole genome shotgun sequence, the proteins below share one genomic window:
- the ETFBKMT gene encoding electron transfer flavoprotein beta subunit lysine methyltransferase has translation MAFRGWKWLLLLGRQNTLAKVWRSRRGGPSLCWKRCCHWSTGKSLDPEVRAFLEENTEVTNSGHLTPEIRLRLLTPRCRFWREKPDLWPYGDPFWAIYWPGGQALSRYILDNPSVVKGRSVLDLGSGCGATAIAAVMSGASHVLANDIDPIAGMAMILNCELNHLNPFPITIKNIINSEAGNWDLIVLGDMFYDEQLADGLHQWLQKCIRIHQTEVLIGDPGRHQFLSHSIHSQLHKVIEYSLPEYTRQENYGLTSSIVWSYQPSNGLDNS, from the exons ATGGCATTCCGTGGCTGGAAGTGGCTCCTCCTTTTGGGCAGGCAGAACACCCTTGCAAAGGTGTGGAGAAGCAGGAGGGGAGGcccctctctgtgctggaagCGCTGCTGCCATTGGAGCACAGGCAAGTCTCTGGACCCTGAGGTGAGGGCTTTTTTGGAGGAGAACACCGAGGTCACCAACAGCGGGCACCTCACACCAGAGATCCGGCTGCGCCTCCTCACCCCTCGCTGCAGGTTCTGGAGAGAAAAGCCTGACCTGTGGCCTTATGGGGACCCCTTCTGGGCAATTTACTGGCCAGGAGGCCAAGCCCTCTCCAG gtaCATTTTAGATAATCCAAGTGTGGTTAAAGGGCGATCAGTTCTGGATCTTGGAAGTGGATGTGGAGCAACAGCAATAGCTGCTGTGATGAGTGGTGCATCCCACGTCCTTGCCAATGACATTGACCCTA TTGCAGGAATGGCAATGATCTTGAACTGCGAACTGAACCACTTGAATCCCTTCCCCATCACCATTAAGAACATCATCAATTCAGAGGCTGGCAACTGGGACCTCATAGTTCTAGGAGATATGTTTTATGATGAACAACTTGCTGATGGTCTGCATCAGTGGCTGCAGAAGTGCATCAGGATTCACCAGACTGAAGTGCTGATTGGTGACCCTGGCAGGCATCAGTTTCTAAGCCACAGCATTCACAGTCAGCTGCACAAAGTTATAGAATATTCACTGCCTGAGTATACGAGACAAGAAAATTACGGGCTAACATCAAGTATCGTCTGGAGTTATCAGCCCTCAAACGGCTTAGACAACTCTTGA